In one window of Psychrobacter sp. P2G3 DNA:
- the secE gene encoding preprotein translocase subunit SecE, whose amino-acid sequence MSDNQDNLDSKLSDAKAVAGGMLTKNKHISSVNTSAVEVAKTGSAKDLVLWLLAIAALIGATLVNQYLPGYWQLANDVWVRIGIIVALIVFALVCLALTNQGRAFKILLRDAAVELRRVTWPGKDETFQYTWQVIVVIAIVGFFIWLLDNFFNWFVGLFIG is encoded by the coding sequence ATGAGCGATAATCAAGATAACCTCGATTCTAAGTTATCTGATGCCAAGGCGGTTGCTGGTGGAATGCTGACTAAAAATAAGCACATATCATCGGTGAATACGTCTGCCGTTGAAGTTGCCAAAACTGGTTCAGCAAAAGATTTGGTATTATGGCTATTAGCCATAGCTGCTTTGATCGGCGCGACTTTAGTTAATCAATACCTACCTGGTTACTGGCAACTTGCCAATGATGTTTGGGTACGTATTGGTATTATTGTCGCGCTTATTGTGTTTGCACTAGTATGTTTAGCGTTAACCAATCAAGGCCGCGCATTTAAAATATTACTAAGAGATGCGGCAGTTGAACTGCGCCGTGTCACGTGGCCAGGTAAAGATGAGACCTTTCAATACACATGGCAAGTGATTGTTGTGATTGCGATTGTTGGGTTTTTTATTTGGTTATTAGATAACTTTTTTAATTGGTTCGTTGGTTTGTTTATCGGTTAA
- the rpsG gene encoding 30S ribosomal protein S7 → MPRRRVVATREILPDPKFGSQTIAKFINHVMSHGKKSTAERIVYGALETVSQKRNIEDPVSFFEEVLENVRPMVEVKARRVGGATYQVPMEVRPSRRTALAMRWLAEAAAKRSEKSMALRLAGELSDASEGKGNAMKKRDEVHRMADANKAFSHYRF, encoded by the coding sequence ATGCCAAGACGTCGCGTCGTTGCTACCCGTGAGATCCTACCGGATCCTAAGTTTGGTAGCCAAACCATCGCTAAGTTCATCAACCATGTAATGAGTCATGGTAAAAAATCTACTGCTGAGCGTATCGTTTACGGTGCCCTTGAGACAGTAAGCCAGAAGCGTAACATCGAAGATCCAGTATCTTTCTTTGAAGAAGTTTTAGAAAATGTACGCCCAATGGTTGAAGTGAAAGCTCGCCGTGTTGGTGGTGCAACCTATCAAGTACCAATGGAAGTACGCCCCTCCCGTCGTACTGCCTTGGCTATGCGTTGGTTAGCTGAAGCTGCTGCTAAGCGTTCTGAAAAATCAATGGCTCTACGCCTTGCTGGCGAATTGTCTGATGCGTCAGAAGGCAAAGGTAATGCTATGAAAAAGCGTGACGAAGTTCACCGCATGGCAGATGCTAACAAAGCATTCTCTCATTATCGCTTCTAA
- the nusG gene encoding transcription termination/antitermination protein NusG, giving the protein MRWYIVQAFSGYEKQVQRSLIERINRSDFAENFGDVLVPTEEVVEMKDGKKRKSERKFFPGYVLIQMEMNDNTWHIVKECPRIMGFIGGTPETPAPITQVEADRILNRLNQTETNPRPKTLFEPGEELLVIDGPFTDFKGLVEKVDYEKSKLQLTVNVFNRPTQVELEFSKVEKLD; this is encoded by the coding sequence ATGCGTTGGTATATTGTCCAAGCGTTTTCAGGATATGAAAAACAAGTGCAACGCTCATTAATCGAGCGCATTAATCGTAGCGACTTTGCTGAAAATTTCGGTGATGTATTGGTTCCTACTGAAGAAGTCGTCGAAATGAAAGACGGCAAAAAGCGTAAGAGTGAGCGTAAGTTCTTTCCAGGGTACGTATTGATCCAAATGGAAATGAACGATAATACTTGGCATATTGTTAAAGAATGCCCACGTATTATGGGTTTCATTGGTGGTACGCCTGAGACTCCTGCGCCTATTACTCAAGTAGAAGCGGATCGTATTCTTAACCGTTTAAATCAGACTGAAACCAACCCACGTCCAAAAACGTTATTTGAGCCGGGCGAAGAGTTATTGGTTATTGATGGTCCATTTACTGACTTTAAAGGGTTGGTAGAAAAAGTGGATTATGAAAAGTCTAAATTACAGTTAACTGTAAACGTATTTAATCGACCTACTCAGGTTGAGCTTGAGTTTAGTAAAGTTGAAAAGCTAGACTAA
- the rplL gene encoding 50S ribosomal protein L7/L12, protein MALSKDDVLNAIAEMSVMDIVELISAMEEKFGVTAAVAAAPAAAGPAAAAAEEKDEFDVVLASFGEKKVGVIKAVREATGLGLKEAKDLVESAPAPIKEGVNKAEAEELKKKLEEAGATVELK, encoded by the coding sequence ATGGCACTATCTAAAGATGACGTGTTAAACGCAATCGCTGAAATGTCAGTAATGGATATCGTTGAGTTAATCAGCGCTATGGAAGAAAAATTCGGCGTAACAGCTGCTGTTGCTGCTGCACCTGCTGCTGCTGGCCCTGCTGCTGCTGCTGCTGAAGAAAAAGACGAGTTTGACGTAGTTCTTGCCAGCTTTGGCGAGAAGAAAGTTGGCGTAATTAAAGCCGTACGTGAAGCTACTGGTCTTGGCCTGAAAGAAGCGAAAGATTTGGTTGAAAGTGCTCCAGCACCAATCAAAGAAGGCGTTAACAAAGCTGAAGCTGAAGAGTTGAAAAAGAAACTTGAAGAAGCTGGCGCTACTGTTGAACTAAAATAA
- the tuf gene encoding elongation factor Tu, which produces MAKAKFERLKPHVNVGTIGHVDHGKTTLTAAIATVAAKTSGGEAKDYASIDSAPEEKARGITINTSHVEYDTEARHYAHVDCPGHADYVKNMITGAAQMDGAILVVSATDGPMPQTREHILLSRQVGVPYIIVFMNKCDMVDDEELLELVEMEVRELLNDYDFPGDDTPIIKGSATEALKGNEGPYGEPAVVELLNVLDTYIPEPERDIDKAFLMPIEDVFSISGRGTVVTGRVESGIVRVGDEIEIVGIRDTQKTTCTGVEMFRKLLDEGRAGENCGVLLRGTKREDVQRGQVLAKPGSITPHTKFDAEVYVLSKEEGGRHTPFLNGYRPQFYFRTTDVTGAIQLQDGTEMVMPGDNVEMGVELIHPIAMDKGLRFAIREGGRTVGAGVVANVLN; this is translated from the coding sequence ATGGCAAAGGCCAAGTTTGAACGTCTAAAACCACATGTCAACGTTGGTACCATCGGACACGTTGACCACGGTAAAACCACCCTTACCGCTGCTATCGCAACCGTAGCTGCTAAAACTTCAGGCGGCGAAGCCAAAGACTACGCGTCTATTGACTCAGCTCCAGAAGAAAAAGCACGTGGCATCACCATCAACACCTCACACGTAGAATATGACACCGAAGCACGTCACTACGCACACGTTGATTGCCCAGGTCACGCCGATTATGTTAAAAACATGATCACTGGTGCCGCTCAAATGGACGGCGCAATCCTAGTCGTATCAGCGACCGATGGCCCAATGCCACAAACGCGTGAGCACATCTTGCTATCACGTCAGGTTGGCGTACCATACATCATCGTATTCATGAACAAATGCGACATGGTCGATGACGAAGAATTGCTTGAGCTAGTAGAAATGGAAGTTCGTGAACTTCTTAACGACTACGACTTCCCAGGCGACGACACCCCAATCATCAAAGGTTCTGCTACCGAAGCCCTAAAAGGCAACGAAGGCCCATACGGCGAACCAGCAGTTGTTGAACTACTAAACGTACTAGACACCTACATCCCAGAGCCAGAGCGTGACATCGACAAAGCATTCCTAATGCCAATCGAAGACGTATTCTCAATCTCAGGTCGTGGTACCGTTGTAACTGGTCGTGTTGAATCAGGCATCGTACGCGTTGGTGACGAAATTGAAATCGTTGGTATCCGTGACACTCAAAAAACCACCTGTACGGGTGTAGAGATGTTCCGTAAACTGCTTGACGAAGGTCGTGCAGGCGAAAACTGTGGCGTACTACTACGTGGTACTAAGCGTGAAGACGTACAACGTGGCCAAGTACTAGCGAAGCCAGGTTCAATCACCCCGCATACCAAGTTTGACGCAGAAGTATATGTACTGTCAAAAGAAGAGGGTGGTCGTCACACACCATTCCTAAACGGCTATCGTCCACAGTTCTACTTCCGTACTACTGACGTAACTGGCGCAATCCAATTACAAGACGGTACTGAAATGGTTATGCCTGGTGATAACGTTGAGATGGGCGTAGAGCTTATCCACCCAATCGCTATGGACAAAGGTCTTCGCTTCGCTATTCGTGAAGGCGGCCGTACTGTAGGCGCTGGTGTTGTTGCTAACGTATTGAACTAA
- the rplK gene encoding 50S ribosomal protein L11: MAKKIDGYIKLQVPAGKANPSPPIGPALGQKGVNIMAFCKEFNAATSNQEPGLPIPTEITVYSDKSFTFIMKSPPAAYLLRKAAGIAKGSGTPNTAKVGKVDRAQLEDIVKTKDADLTAADLDAAVRTIAGTARSMGITVEGV; the protein is encoded by the coding sequence ATGGCTAAGAAGATTGATGGTTACATCAAACTGCAAGTGCCTGCAGGCAAAGCAAATCCTTCACCACCGATTGGTCCAGCATTGGGTCAAAAAGGCGTGAACATCATGGCGTTCTGTAAAGAATTTAACGCTGCGACCTCAAATCAAGAGCCGGGTTTACCGATTCCTACTGAGATCACTGTATATAGCGATAAGTCTTTCACCTTCATCATGAAGTCACCACCAGCTGCATACTTACTACGTAAGGCTGCTGGCATCGCTAAAGGTTCTGGTACACCAAACACCGCTAAAGTCGGTAAAGTCGATCGTGCGCAATTAGAAGATATCGTCAAGACTAAAGATGCAGACTTAACTGCTGCTGATCTTGATGCTGCTGTCCGTACCATCGCTGGTACTGCACGTTCAATGGGTATTACCGTGGAGGGTGTGTAA
- the rplJ gene encoding 50S ribosomal protein L10 — MALTLEQKQQVVAEVSEVAANAYSAVAAEYHGIGVAKLTKLREQAREKGVVLKVVKNTLAKRAFEGTKFESMSDRMTGPLLLAFSMEDLGSAARVVFDFSKDHKALETKLVSVGGVVYGPEELERVSKLPTRDEAISILMATMNAPVTKLVQTMNAVPSKLVRTVAAIKDAKEAA, encoded by the coding sequence ATGGCATTAACGCTAGAGCAAAAACAACAAGTTGTGGCTGAAGTGTCTGAAGTTGCTGCTAATGCTTACTCAGCAGTAGCTGCCGAATATCACGGTATTGGTGTTGCAAAGCTTACTAAGCTGCGCGAACAAGCCCGTGAGAAAGGCGTCGTTTTGAAAGTGGTAAAAAACACCCTAGCAAAACGCGCTTTTGAAGGCACTAAGTTTGAGAGCATGTCAGACCGTATGACTGGTCCATTACTTTTGGCTTTCTCTATGGAAGATTTGGGATCTGCAGCTCGAGTCGTTTTCGACTTCAGTAAAGATCACAAAGCTTTAGAGACCAAATTGGTATCAGTTGGTGGTGTTGTTTATGGTCCAGAAGAGCTAGAGCGCGTATCGAAGCTACCAACTCGCGACGAAGCAATCTCTATCTTGATGGCTACTATGAATGCACCAGTGACCAAGCTTGTCCAGACTATGAACGCTGTTCCTAGTAAGCTTGTTCGCACTGTTGCAGCAATCAAAGACGCAAAAGAAGCTGCTTAA
- a CDS encoding EcsC family protein produces the protein MAKRSTLSQGINTIGHFTRNNLERMGSLIDSANAKASKPRQYKAVNLGDEDYQQDLFREQTLKTTQQLLGTRFATYGKYAKKVVPNSLFQSVLDSAFVQVAKLAANWSQLDLPNEHRFADTTVLDDEQRYALATDIANQNRALATLGGLTGLAGLPGLLADTLWLLLVSLRSVYQLAAVYDKPLTGKQGIKMAYELLASADLSKMQEKQALLAGIGVGKGLLDNAQSRGLHSELKNLGLKNQNVNFYAEQIDNIAGQVGVDLDQINLSWIRRFLPLSAVAVGMHYNSRLIDEVLGVAQATFAPEPKLANRFITDDSSSEEEVSQMTTKQDKDSDNKSDNVDSSSEKKSDEPADTKSNNKDNEKSADTGKKTKTKTKAKK, from the coding sequence ATGGCAAAACGAAGCACTCTTTCTCAAGGTATCAATACTATTGGCCATTTTACCCGTAATAATCTTGAACGTATGGGATCATTAATTGATAGTGCTAATGCCAAAGCAAGTAAGCCACGTCAGTACAAGGCAGTAAACTTAGGTGATGAGGATTATCAACAAGATTTATTTCGTGAGCAAACCTTAAAAACGACACAGCAATTATTAGGTACACGTTTTGCTACGTATGGTAAATATGCTAAAAAAGTCGTACCTAATAGTTTATTTCAGTCTGTATTAGACAGCGCCTTTGTTCAAGTAGCCAAACTAGCCGCTAATTGGAGCCAATTAGATTTGCCGAACGAGCATCGTTTTGCTGATACTACTGTACTAGATGATGAACAACGTTATGCGCTAGCCACTGATATCGCCAATCAGAATAGAGCGTTGGCAACTCTGGGTGGTCTGACGGGCTTAGCAGGTTTACCAGGATTGCTGGCTGATACTTTGTGGCTTTTGTTGGTATCATTGCGTTCTGTTTATCAATTAGCTGCTGTCTATGACAAGCCTTTGACTGGTAAGCAAGGGATCAAGATGGCTTATGAGCTACTTGCCAGTGCAGATTTGAGCAAGATGCAAGAAAAGCAAGCGCTGCTAGCAGGTATTGGGGTGGGTAAGGGTTTACTCGATAATGCTCAAAGTCGCGGATTGCACAGCGAACTGAAAAACCTTGGTCTTAAAAATCAAAATGTCAACTTTTACGCTGAGCAAATAGACAATATCGCTGGGCAAGTAGGGGTTGATTTAGATCAAATTAATCTATCGTGGATACGCCGTTTCTTACCATTAAGTGCTGTTGCTGTCGGTATGCACTACAATAGTCGTCTAATTGACGAAGTGCTTGGGGTAGCTCAAGCAACATTTGCGCCAGAGCCAAAACTCGCTAACCGATTTATCACTGATGATAGTAGTAGCGAAGAAGAAGTAAGCCAAATGACAACCAAGCAGGATAAAGACTCAGATAACAAATCTGATAATGTTGATAGTTCCTCAGAGAAAAAGTCAGACGAACCTGCTGACACTAAATCTAATAATAAAGATAATGAGAAATCAGCTGATACTGGAAAGAAGACTAAGACTAAGACTAAGGCTAAGAAATAA
- the rpsL gene encoding 30S ribosomal protein S12, with translation MATTNQLIRKGRKTIKEKSKVPALQACPQRRGVCTRVYTTTPKKPNSAMRKVCRVRLTSGYEVSSYIGGEGHNLQEHSVVLIRGGRVKDLPGVRYHTVRGALDCAGVKDRRQGRSKYGAKKPKA, from the coding sequence ATGGCAACAACTAACCAATTGATTCGTAAGGGTCGCAAAACCATCAAGGAAAAGTCAAAAGTTCCTGCGTTGCAAGCGTGCCCACAGCGTCGCGGTGTATGTACTCGCGTATATACTACCACGCCTAAAAAACCTAACTCAGCAATGCGTAAAGTTTGTCGTGTACGTTTGACTTCTGGTTATGAAGTATCAAGCTACATCGGCGGCGAAGGTCATAACTTACAAGAGCATAGTGTTGTACTTATTCGTGGTGGTCGTGTAAAAGATCTACCAGGTGTACGTTATCACACTGTTCGCGGTGCATTAGATTGTGCTGGCGTAAAAGACCGTAGACAAGGTCGCTCTAAATATGGTGCGAAGAAGCCTAAAGCTTAA
- a CDS encoding beta-ketoacyl synthase N-terminal-like domain-containing protein produces the protein MRRVVITGAGIVSCIGHDLATVTSALKQGQSGITFNETYAEHGFKSQVSGSIDKTALDTAGIDRKLKRFFSDASLYAYVSALAAIKQSGLSLETINHNPRVGVVAGSGGASTEDVVSAVDAMREKGLRGVGAMAVPKTMSSSVSAALATGLKIQGISYSISSACATSTHCIGHAAELIQLGKADVILAGGSEAEDWTQSCMFDAMGAMSTQYNDTPKQSSRAYDRDRDGFVIAGGGAMVVVESLEHAQARGANILAEIVGYGASSDGAEMVAPSGEGAVRCMQQALAQAGLERVDYVNTHGTSTPLGDITELKAIAKVFASDTDTPTKNSVPPISSTKSMTGHSLGAVGAQELIYCLLMLQEGFIAPSINIENLDEAAAPFDIVTELRETKLNTLMSNSFGFGGTNATLIIKRFDA, from the coding sequence ATGCGCCGAGTTGTTATTACTGGAGCAGGGATTGTCTCTTGTATCGGACATGATTTAGCCACCGTCACATCTGCTCTTAAACAAGGTCAGTCTGGTATTACATTTAATGAAACTTACGCTGAACATGGGTTTAAGTCGCAAGTAAGCGGTAGCATCGACAAAACGGCGCTAGATACGGCTGGTATTGATCGTAAATTGAAACGATTTTTTAGCGATGCGAGTCTTTATGCTTACGTCAGTGCGTTAGCGGCCATTAAACAATCTGGTTTGTCACTTGAAACCATCAATCATAATCCGCGTGTCGGCGTGGTAGCAGGTTCGGGTGGTGCATCGACAGAAGATGTAGTCAGCGCAGTCGATGCTATGCGCGAGAAAGGCCTACGCGGGGTCGGAGCAATGGCTGTACCAAAGACTATGAGTAGCTCGGTATCAGCAGCACTAGCAACTGGGCTTAAAATTCAAGGTATTTCTTACTCTATTTCTTCTGCCTGTGCAACTTCAACTCATTGTATCGGCCATGCAGCTGAACTCATTCAACTAGGTAAGGCCGATGTGATACTTGCTGGTGGTAGTGAAGCTGAAGACTGGACCCAGTCGTGTATGTTTGATGCGATGGGTGCGATGAGCACTCAGTACAATGATACGCCTAAACAATCTTCGCGTGCTTATGACAGAGATCGCGATGGCTTCGTAATCGCTGGTGGCGGCGCAATGGTAGTCGTTGAGAGTCTCGAGCATGCACAGGCACGTGGCGCAAATATTTTAGCAGAGATTGTCGGCTATGGTGCCAGCTCGGATGGGGCAGAAATGGTTGCGCCAAGTGGTGAAGGTGCCGTACGTTGTATGCAGCAAGCATTAGCTCAAGCCGGATTAGAGCGTGTTGATTATGTTAATACCCATGGTACCAGCACACCGCTAGGGGATATTACTGAGCTTAAGGCTATTGCTAAAGTATTTGCATCAGACACTGACACTCCTACTAAAAACTCTGTGCCACCTATTAGTTCTACCAAGTCAATGACAGGTCATAGCTTGGGTGCTGTTGGAGCGCAGGAATTAATCTACTGTTTACTTATGCTGCAAGAAGGCTTTATTGCCCCAAGTATTAATATTGAAAATCTTGATGAGGCAGCTGCCCCTTTCGATATCGTCACTGAGCTACGTGAAACTAAGCTAAATACCCTTATGAGCAATAGCTTTGGTTTTGGTGGCACCAACGCGACCTTAATTATTAAAAGGTTTGACGCTTAA
- the fusA gene encoding elongation factor G gives MARKTPLKRYRNIGISAHIDAGKTTTTERVLFYTGVSHKLGEVHDGAATMDWMEQEQERGITITSAATTCFWSGMAKQFDEHRINIIDTPGHVDFTIEVERSMRVLDGACMVYCAVGGVQPQSETVWRQANKYKVPRLAFVNKMDRVGADFYRVIEQIKTRLGGNPVPLVIPIGKEDDFEGVVDLVTMKALYWDEASQGMEFEEREIPAELQEKAEEYREHLVENAAEASEELMNEYLENGELSVEQINAAIRQLTIDNEIIPLLCGTAFKNKGVQKMLDAVIQYLPAPMDVPAIKGILDDKDETEGTREASDEAPFSALAFKIMNDKFVGNLTFVRVYSGVLTQGSSVYNPVKMKRERVGRIVQMMANSQEELAEIRTGDIAALVGMKDVTTGDTLCDEQNVITLERMEFPDPVISLAVEPKTKADQERMSIALGRLAKEDPSFRVHTDEESGQTIISGMGELHLEILVDRMKREFNVEANIGAPQVAYRETIRDTVEQEGKFVRQTGGRGKFGHVWLRLEPLDPAGDVEYEFAEEVVGGTVPKEFHGAVDKGIQERMKNGVLAGYPVVNVKATLYDGSYHDVDSDELSFKMAGSMAFRKGFMAANPALLEPIMKVEVETPEDYMGDIMGDLNRRRGLVQGMEDLPGGTKQIRAEVPLAEMFGYATQMRSMSQGRATYSMEFQKYAEIPKSVAAEIISKFNSKDGDE, from the coding sequence ATGGCTCGTAAAACTCCCCTAAAACGCTATCGCAATATTGGTATCTCAGCGCACATCGATGCTGGTAAGACAACCACTACTGAGCGTGTTTTATTTTATACCGGTGTTAGTCACAAACTTGGTGAAGTACATGATGGCGCAGCCACCATGGACTGGATGGAGCAAGAACAAGAGCGCGGTATTACTATTACCTCAGCGGCGACGACTTGCTTTTGGTCAGGTATGGCAAAACAGTTTGACGAACATCGTATCAACATTATTGACACTCCAGGTCACGTTGACTTCACGATTGAAGTTGAACGTTCTATGCGTGTACTTGATGGTGCTTGCATGGTTTACTGTGCAGTAGGTGGCGTCCAGCCACAGTCTGAGACCGTATGGCGTCAGGCGAACAAATATAAAGTACCACGTCTTGCATTTGTAAATAAAATGGATCGTGTTGGCGCTGATTTCTATCGCGTTATTGAGCAGATCAAAACTCGTCTAGGTGGTAATCCTGTACCATTGGTTATTCCAATTGGTAAAGAAGATGATTTCGAAGGCGTTGTTGATCTAGTCACTATGAAAGCTCTATATTGGGATGAAGCATCTCAAGGTATGGAATTTGAAGAACGCGAAATACCAGCTGAATTGCAAGAAAAAGCAGAAGAGTATCGTGAGCATCTCGTAGAAAATGCGGCTGAAGCTTCAGAAGAACTCATGAACGAGTATCTGGAAAATGGCGAATTGTCTGTAGAGCAAATCAATGCTGCTATTCGTCAGTTGACTATTGATAACGAAATTATTCCATTGCTTTGTGGTACTGCCTTCAAAAACAAAGGTGTACAAAAGATGTTGGATGCGGTTATTCAATATCTTCCAGCACCAATGGATGTACCTGCTATTAAAGGTATTCTTGATGACAAAGATGAAACTGAAGGCACTCGTGAAGCATCAGACGAAGCCCCATTCTCAGCTTTAGCATTCAAAATCATGAATGATAAGTTCGTTGGTAACTTAACCTTCGTTCGTGTTTATTCAGGTGTTTTGACGCAAGGTAGCAGCGTTTATAACCCAGTTAAAATGAAGCGTGAGCGCGTTGGTCGTATCGTACAGATGATGGCGAACTCTCAAGAAGAGCTTGCAGAAATTCGTACTGGTGATATCGCAGCATTGGTTGGCATGAAAGATGTGACAACTGGTGATACGCTATGTGATGAGCAAAATGTTATCACTCTTGAGCGCATGGAATTCCCAGATCCAGTTATCAGTCTTGCCGTTGAACCTAAGACTAAAGCTGACCAAGAAAGAATGTCTATCGCTTTAGGTCGTCTTGCAAAAGAAGATCCATCGTTCCGTGTGCATACTGATGAAGAGTCTGGTCAGACTATCATTAGTGGTATGGGTGAGCTACATTTAGAAATTCTTGTTGACCGTATGAAGCGTGAATTCAACGTTGAAGCAAACATCGGTGCACCACAAGTTGCTTATCGTGAAACGATTCGTGACACTGTTGAACAAGAAGGCAAATTCGTACGTCAAACAGGTGGTCGTGGTAAATTCGGTCACGTTTGGTTACGTCTTGAGCCACTTGATCCAGCGGGTGATGTTGAATACGAATTCGCTGAAGAAGTTGTTGGTGGTACCGTACCTAAAGAATTCCATGGTGCCGTTGATAAAGGTATCCAAGAACGCATGAAAAATGGCGTACTTGCTGGTTACCCAGTAGTTAACGTAAAAGCGACCTTGTATGACGGTTCTTACCATGACGTTGACTCGGACGAGCTTTCGTTTAAGATGGCAGGCTCTATGGCTTTCAGAAAAGGCTTCATGGCAGCAAACCCTGCGTTACTTGAGCCAATCATGAAAGTTGAAGTTGAAACGCCTGAAGACTACATGGGCGATATCATGGGTGATCTTAACCGTCGTCGTGGTTTGGTACAGGGTATGGAAGACTTACCTGGTGGTACTAAGCAGATCCGTGCCGAAGTACCATTAGCAGAAATGTTTGGTTATGCCACACAAATGCGCTCAATGTCACAAGGCCGTGCTACATACTCAATGGAATTCCAAAAATACGCTGAAATTCCAAAATCAGTTGCTGCTGAAATCATCTCTAAGTTCAATTCTAAAGATGGCGACGAGTAA
- the rplA gene encoding 50S ribosomal protein L1, translating to MSKLTKRQKLIAERVENEKLYTLEEAVQILNDLPALKFKESIDIAVNLGVDPRKSDQVVRGATNLPAGTGKTKRVAVFAQGAAAEAAKEAGADIVGFEDLAEQIKAGNMDFDIVIAAPDAMRVVGQLGTILGPRGLMPNPKVGTVTPNVAEAVTNAKAGQAQYRVDKAGIIHTTIGQVGFTAEQVIQNAQALITDLKRAKPATSKGVFIKKITLSSTMGPGITIDPVPYRTAK from the coding sequence ATGAGTAAACTTACTAAGCGTCAAAAATTAATCGCTGAGCGTGTAGAAAACGAAAAGTTATACACACTTGAAGAAGCAGTTCAAATCTTAAATGATTTGCCAGCACTAAAATTCAAAGAGTCTATCGACATTGCAGTAAACTTGGGCGTTGACCCACGTAAATCTGATCAAGTAGTTCGTGGCGCTACCAACCTACCTGCTGGTACTGGTAAAACCAAACGTGTTGCTGTATTTGCTCAAGGCGCTGCTGCTGAAGCCGCCAAAGAAGCTGGTGCTGACATCGTTGGTTTTGAAGATTTAGCAGAGCAAATCAAAGCTGGTAACATGGACTTTGATATTGTTATTGCTGCTCCTGACGCAATGCGTGTCGTTGGTCAGTTAGGTACTATCCTAGGTCCACGTGGTCTAATGCCTAACCCAAAAGTCGGTACGGTAACGCCTAATGTTGCTGAAGCTGTGACTAACGCTAAAGCGGGTCAGGCTCAGTACCGTGTTGATAAAGCGGGTATCATCCATACCACTATCGGTCAAGTTGGTTTCACTGCTGAGCAAGTTATCCAAAACGCTCAAGCACTAATCACAGATCTAAAGCGTGCTAAACCTGCTACGTCTAAAGGTGTTTTCATTAAGAAAATTACCTTGTCTAGCACTATGGGCCCAGGTATCACGATTGATCCTGTTCCATATCGCACAGCAAAATAA